The Candidatus Thiodiazotropha endoloripes genome has a window encoding:
- the feoB gene encoding Fe(2+) transporter permease subunit FeoB has product MACHDTESSSSRPNSGILTIALAGNPNCGKTALFNILTGIRQRTGNWPGVTVDRKEGQFTIDSDEVNAVDLPGIYSLDASSQDEKVTRDYLLSGEADLIVNVVDASNLERNLYFTVQMLEMGVPLILALNMMDVARKRGLEIDIQRLSEELGCQVIPIVAVSGEGVTKLKGTIQDLAAERVKGGFPLAQDEVVEQAITDLESGLQLPESRYHSQRRWLLLKMLEGDEFALNYADDLLHERIRHWGKMIEDRVDEELDIHIADSRFSHAHAIAQIATRNHGRLEKTVSDRIDKLVLSRLFGIPIFLAVMYLMFMFAINIGGAFIDFFDGVAGALFVDGFGRLLNSWGLPDWLVVLLADGAGGGIQVVATFIPIITALYLFLSVVEDSGYMARAAFVMDRFMRSIGLPGKAFVPMIVGFGCNVPAVMATRTLESERERKLTILMNPFMSCGARLPVYVLFAAAFFPESGQNLVFGLYLIGIMVAILTGLIMKKTLLSGESSGFMMELPHYHMPTLRGVMLRTWDRVKLFIKEAGQVIVLMVLVINTLNSIGTDGSFGNEDTEHSVLSAVSKAVTPVLSPMGISEDNWPATVGVFTGILAKETVVGTLDALYTNLANDEAGITPQHDAFDFWRAIREAAASVPENLLGVKDLVTDPLAMDVGDISNQQAAAEAQEINVGVFGAMAARFDGQAGAFAYLLFILLYSPCVATIGAIRREAGAKWAAFVVAWSTGVAYISASLFYQLSTYDSHPDSGLFWVIVLIGMLVATIAGLRFWSLRDQSNTEVEA; this is encoded by the coding sequence ATGGCCTGCCACGACACCGAATCATCTAGTAGTAGACCCAATTCGGGCATCCTGACCATTGCCCTGGCCGGTAATCCCAACTGCGGCAAAACAGCCCTGTTCAATATCCTCACCGGTATCCGTCAGCGTACCGGTAACTGGCCTGGGGTCACGGTTGATCGCAAGGAGGGTCAGTTCACCATCGACAGTGACGAGGTGAATGCTGTCGATCTACCCGGTATCTACTCTCTCGATGCATCCTCCCAGGATGAGAAGGTTACCCGTGACTATCTGCTCTCCGGTGAGGCGGATCTGATCGTCAATGTGGTGGATGCCTCCAATCTGGAGCGGAATCTCTATTTCACCGTGCAGATGCTGGAGATGGGAGTGCCCCTGATCCTCGCCTTGAACATGATGGATGTGGCGCGCAAGCGCGGTCTTGAGATCGATATTCAGCGTCTCAGCGAAGAGCTAGGCTGCCAGGTGATACCCATTGTGGCGGTCAGTGGTGAGGGGGTCACCAAGCTCAAAGGCACGATTCAGGATCTGGCCGCTGAGCGGGTCAAGGGCGGTTTTCCGTTGGCCCAGGATGAGGTGGTTGAGCAGGCGATCACCGATCTGGAGAGTGGCTTGCAACTGCCGGAGAGTCGTTACCATTCTCAACGTCGCTGGTTGCTGCTGAAGATGCTGGAGGGGGATGAGTTCGCCCTCAACTATGCCGATGATTTGTTGCATGAACGGATCCGGCATTGGGGCAAAATGATCGAGGACCGGGTGGACGAGGAGCTCGATATTCACATCGCCGACTCCCGCTTCAGCCATGCCCATGCGATTGCCCAGATCGCCACCCGTAACCATGGCCGGCTGGAAAAGACGGTCAGTGACCGGATCGACAAGCTGGTGCTCAGTCGCCTCTTCGGTATTCCCATCTTTCTTGCGGTGATGTATCTGATGTTCATGTTCGCCATCAACATCGGCGGCGCCTTCATCGACTTTTTCGATGGGGTTGCCGGCGCGCTGTTTGTCGATGGTTTCGGCCGCCTGCTGAACAGCTGGGGATTGCCGGACTGGCTGGTGGTGCTGCTGGCGGATGGTGCTGGTGGTGGCATCCAGGTAGTGGCCACCTTCATTCCCATCATCACCGCTCTCTATCTGTTTCTCTCGGTGGTGGAGGATTCCGGTTACATGGCCCGCGCCGCCTTTGTCATGGACCGCTTCATGCGCTCCATCGGACTTCCCGGCAAGGCCTTCGTGCCGATGATCGTCGGCTTCGGCTGTAACGTGCCGGCGGTGATGGCGACCCGAACTCTGGAGAGTGAGCGGGAGCGAAAACTGACCATCCTGATGAACCCGTTCATGTCCTGTGGCGCCCGCCTGCCGGTCTATGTGTTGTTTGCTGCGGCCTTCTTTCCAGAGAGTGGTCAGAACCTGGTCTTCGGTCTCTATCTGATCGGCATCATGGTGGCCATATTGACCGGACTGATCATGAAGAAGACCCTGCTCTCCGGTGAGAGCTCGGGTTTCATGATGGAGCTGCCCCACTACCACATGCCGACCCTGCGCGGGGTGATGCTGCGTACCTGGGACCGGGTGAAGCTCTTCATCAAAGAGGCGGGGCAGGTGATAGTGCTGATGGTGCTGGTGATCAACACCCTCAACTCAATCGGTACAGACGGCAGCTTCGGCAATGAGGATACGGAGCATTCGGTGCTCAGTGCGGTGAGCAAGGCGGTAACCCCGGTGCTCTCGCCGATGGGCATCTCCGAGGATAACTGGCCGGCGACGGTTGGGGTGTTTACCGGGATATTGGCCAAGGAGACCGTAGTGGGTACCCTGGATGCACTCTATACCAATCTGGCCAATGATGAGGCGGGCATTACACCGCAACACGATGCGTTCGACTTCTGGCGAGCCATCCGTGAGGCAGCGGCCAGCGTACCGGAGAATCTGCTGGGCGTGAAGGACTTGGTCACCGATCCTCTGGCAATGGATGTGGGGGATATCTCCAATCAGCAAGCGGCGGCTGAAGCGCAGGAGATCAATGTGGGGGTCTTCGGCGCCATGGCCGCCCGTTTCGATGGCCAGGCCGGGGCCTTCGCCTATCTTCTGTTCATACTGCTCTACTCACCCTGTGTGGCAACCATCGGCGCGATCCGCCGGGAGGCCGGTGCGAAATGGGCCGCCTTCGTCGTCGCCTGGTCGACAGGCGTCGCCTATATCAGCGCCAGCCTCTTCTATCAGCTCTCCACCTATGACAGTCATCCTGACAGCGGGCTGTTCTGGGTGATTGTTCTGATCGGCATGCTGGTGGCCACCATCGCCGGGTTGAGATTCTGGTCGCTGCGAGATCAGAGCAACACCGAGGTGGAAGCCTGA
- a CDS encoding FeoC-like transcriptional regulator, with the protein MLSAIRDYLQQRGEASLADISRHLDADSDAVRGMLEQWERKGRVERRKVKAECGSSCNRCDPSSMELYVWRGGKRSS; encoded by the coding sequence ATGCTGTCAGCGATTCGCGATTATTTGCAGCAGCGTGGTGAGGCGTCCCTTGCCGATATCTCCCGGCATCTGGACGCGGATTCGGATGCGGTGCGGGGCATGCTCGAACAGTGGGAGCGTAAAGGCCGGGTTGAGCGACGCAAGGTGAAGGCGGAGTGTGGCAGCAGCTGTAACCGTTGCGATCCCTCGTCAATGGAGCTCTATGTGTGGCGTGGTGGAAAGCGTTCCTCCTGA